In the genome of Drosophila subpulchrella strain 33 F10 #4 breed RU33 chromosome 2L, RU_Dsub_v1.1 Primary Assembly, whole genome shotgun sequence, one region contains:
- the LOC119546737 gene encoding probable multidrug resistance-associated protein lethal(2)03659: MQSVKTADLPENPRERSNFISAACFWYTMPTFIKGWKDTLDTKDLYRALKEHKSETLGNKLCASWELELEKTKGKPNLLRALLRVFGWYFALLGLVLFLLELGLRTLQPIFLLKLIAYYTHSQDSKSIESAYYYAAGVIVCSALNVIIMHPYMLGTMHVGLKMRVGLCSMIYRKALRLSQSALGDTTAGHVVNLMSNDVGRLDLATIFVHYLWVGPLETLFITYLMYREIGVAAVFGVAFMLLFIPLQGYLGKRTSVLRLRTALRTDERVRMMNEIISGIQVIKMYAWELPFEQMVAFARKKEINAIRHVSYIRGILLSFIIFLTRVSIFLSLVGYVLLGKFLTPEVAFLITAYYNILRTTMTVFFPQGISQMAETLVSIKRVQKYLQSDETNVSDKSVDLPEDPPGSNQATLHAYDEEDRDEAEDKLLGPSLATINENAKLSEAGISITGLMAKWDVKSPDYSLNGVNLRVQPGTMLGIVGRTGSGKSSLIQAILGELPAESGEIKVNGTMSYASQEPWLFSGTVRQNILFGQPMDRRRYAKVVKKCALERDFELLPFKDKTIVGERGASLSGGQKARISLARAVYRETSIYLLDDPLSAVDTHVARHLFEQCMRGYLRERIVILATHQLQFLQHADQIVIMDKGHVSAVGTYESLRESGLDFATMLADPERDEHEERSRSRSGSYTHSHSDQRRNSEQSLLSITDSCLGDPEAEQAINQERQVVGQIGLRLYSKYFKAGGGFFAFFVMMGFCVLSQVLASLGDYFLSYWVTKKGNVAYRADNNDTIHSDELEPRLSIWLRDLGLPVDAEMLDTYIFTVITILTILVTVARSFLFFNLAMKASIRLHNSMFRGITRAAMYFFNTNPSGRILNRFSKDMGQVDEILPAVMMDVIQIFLALAGIVIVIAIVNPLFLIPTVVLGIIFYQLRTFYLKTSRDVKRLEAITRSPVYSHLAASLTGLSTIRAFGAQRVLEAEFDNYQNMHSSAFYMFISTSRAFGYWLDCFCVIYIAIITLSFFVFPPANGGDVGLAITQAMGMTGMVQWGMRQSAELENTMTAVERVVEYEDIEPEGELEAPVDKKPPKSWPEQGKIVFDELSLRYTPDPKAENVLKSLSFVIKPREKVGIVGRTGAGKSSLINALFRLSYNDGSVLIDQRDTSGMGLHDLRSKISIIPQEPVLFSGTMRYNLDPFDEYSDEKLWRSLEEVKLKDVVADLPSGLQSKITEGGTNFSVGQRQLVCLARAILRENRILVMDEATANVDPQTDGLIQTTIRNKFKECTVLTIAHRLHTIMDSDKVLVMDAGRAVEFGTPYELLTVADSKVFHGMVKQTGHATYEGLLKVAQKAFETSQNPSLSS; the protein is encoded by the exons ATGCAGTCGGTGAAGACGGCAGATTTGCCGGAAAATCCGCGAGAACGTTCCAATTTTATTTCGGCAGCATGTTTTTG gTACACCATGCCCACTTTTATCAAGGGCTGGAAAGACACTTTGGATACCAAGGATCTCTACAGAGCACTGAAAGAGCACAAATCGG AGACTCTGGGCAACAAGTTGTGCGCCTCGTGGGAGCTGGAACTTGAGAAGACCAAAGGAAAACCCAATCTTTTGAGGGCTCTACTGCGGGTTTTTGGTTGGTACTTTGCCCTATTGGGACTGGTGCTCTTCCTGCTTGAACTGGGTCTACGAACGCTGCAGCCGATCTTCCTGCTAAAACTCATTGCCTACTATACACATTCACAAGACTCGAAATCCATTGAATCGGCCTATTACTATGCTGCTGGAGTGATCGTATGCAGTGCCCTCAACGTCATCATAATGCATCCCTATATGCTGGGCACAATGCATGTGG GTCTCAAAATGCGCGTTGGTTTGTGCAGCATGATCTATAGAAAGGCCCTACGACTAAGCCAGTCGGCACTGGGAGACACCACGGCCGGACATGTCGTCAATCTTATGTCCAACGATGTGGGTCGGCTGGATTTGGCTACCATCTTTGTGCACTACCTATGGGTGGGACCGCTGGAGACCCTCTTTATCACATACCTGATGTACCGGGAG ATTGGAGTCGCTGCCGTGTTTGGTGTAGCCTTTATGCTGCTCTTTATCCCCCTGCAAGGATATCTGGGAAAGAGGACCTCTGTGCTGCGACTCAGGACCGCCCTGCGGACAGACGAACGGGTGCGGATGATGAACGAGATCATCTCGGGCATCCAGGTGATCAAGATGTATGCCTGGGAGTTGCCCTTCGAGCAAATGGTGGCCTTTGCGCGCAAGAAGGAGATCAATGCCATCCGACATGTGTCCTACATTAGGGGAATTCTGCTCTCCTTCATCATCTTCCTGACGCGAGTCTCCATATTCCTGAGTCTGGTGGGCTACGTGCTGCTCGGAAAGTTCCTCACACCGGAAGTGGCCTTCCTGATCACCGCCTATTACAACATTCTGCGCACCACCATGACCGTGTTCTTCCCACAGGGCATCTCCCAGATGGCCGAGACTCTGGTGTCCATTAAGCGGGTCCAGAAATACCTGCAGTCCGATGAGACAAATGTGTCGGATAAGAGTGTGGATCTCCCGGAGGATCCGCCAGGCAGCAATCAGGCAACGCTTCATGCTTACGACGAGGAGGATCGCGATGAGGCTGAGGATAAGCTATTGGGTCCATCTCTCGCCACCATTAATGAGAACGCCAAGCTCTCGGAGGCGGGTATCTCCATCACTGGACTTATGGCCAAATGGGATGTAAAGTCTCCGGACTACTCTCTCAATGGGGTAAACCTGCGGGTTCAACCTGGAACCATGCTGGGCATTGTCGGACGCACTGGATCCGGTAAATCCAGCCTGATACAAGCCATTCTGGGAGAGCTGCCCGCAGAATCCGGCGAGATAAAGGTCAATGGCACCATGTCATATGCCTCCCAGGAGCCATGGCTCTTCTCCGGCACCGTGCGTCAGAATATCCTCTTTGGCCAGCCCATGGATCGCCGGCGGTATGCCAAGGTGGTCAAGAAGTGCGCCCTGGAGCGGGATTTCGAGCTGCTTCCGTTCAAGGATAAGACCATTGTGGGAGAGCGTGGAGCTTCGCTGTCGGGTGGCCAGAAAGCCAGGATCAGTCTGGCGAGGGCTGTTTATCGGGAGACGTCTATCTACCTACTGGATGATCCTCTGAGTGCCGTGGACACCCATGTGGCCCGCCATCTCTTCGAGCAGTGCATGCGTGGCTATCTGCGCGAACGCATTGTTATCTTGGCCACCCATCAGTTGCAGTTCCTGCAGCACGCCGATCAGATTGTGATTATGGACAAGGGTCATGTCAGTGCTGTGGGCACGTACGAGTCGCTACGCGAATCCGGACTGGACTTTGCCACCATGCTGGCGGATCCGGAGCGGGATGAGCATGAGGAGCGATCACGTTCCCGTTCGGGCAGCTACACCCACAGCCATTCCGACCAGCGGCGCAACAGTGAGCAGTCCCTGCTGTCCATTACCGACTCTTGTCTGGGTGACCCCGAGGCGGAACAGGCCATTAACCAGGAACGCCAGGTTGTGGGTCAGATCGGCCTCCGGCTGTACAGCAAGTACTTCAAGGCGGGCGGCGGCTTCTTCGCCTTCTTCGTGATGATGGGCTTCTGTGTGCTCTCGCAGGTATTGGCCTCGCTGGGTGACTACTTTCTGTCATATTG GGTAACCAAGAAGGGAAACGTGGCTTACCGTGCTGATAATAACGACACCATCCATTCGGATGAACTGGAACCACGCCTCTCCATTTGGTTGCGGGATCTGGGCTTGCCTGTAGACGCCGAAATGCTGGACACGTACATCTTCACGGTGATCACGATACTGACCATTTTGGTTACCGTGGCGCGCTCTTTTCTGTTCTTCAATCTGGCCATGAAAGCCTCCATTCGATTGCACAACTCCATGTTCCGTGGAATCACCCGAGCTGCCATGTACTTTTTTAATACAAACCCATCTGGACGTATCCTGAACCGTTTCTCAAAGGACATGGGACAAGTTGATGAGATACTGCCCGCCGTGATGATGGACGTCATCCAGATATTCCTTGCTCTGGCTGGCATTGTTATAGTCATAGCCATTGTCAATCCGCTGTTCCTCATTCCCACCGTAGTGCTGGGCATTATATTCTATCAACTGCGTACCTTCTACCTGAAAACCTCGAGGGACGTTAAGCGCTTGGAAGCAATTA ctCGGTCTCCCGTATACTCCCATTTGGCTGCCTCTCTGACCGGACTGTCCACCATTCGGGCCTTTGGAGCCCAGCGCGTCCTGGAGGCGGAGTTCGACAATTACCAGAACATGCATAGCTCCGCATTTTACATGTTCATCAGCACCTCACGAGCCTTTGGTTATTGGCTGGACTGTTTCTGTGTGATTTACATAGCCATCATAACACTCAGCTTCTTCGTCTTTCCTCCGGCGAATGGAGGAGATGTGGGTCTTGCCATAACCCAG GCCATGGGCATGACTGGCATGGTGCAGTGGGGCATGCGTCAATCCGCCGAGCTAGAGAACACGATGACCGCCGTGGAGCGCGTGGTTGAGTACGAGGACATTGAGCCGGAAGGGGAGTTGGAGGCACCAGTCGATAAGAAGCCACCCAAGTCCTGGCCAGAGCAGGGAAAGATCGTGTTCGACGAGCTGAGCCTGCGCTACACCCCCGATCCGAAGGCGGAGAATGTGCTCAAGTCCCTGAGCTTCGTGATAAAACCAAGGGAAAAGGTGGGCATCGTGGGACGCACTGGGGCGGGCAAGTCCTCGCTGATCAACGCCCTCTTCCGACTGTCCTACAACGACGGATCCGTGCTGATAGACCAGCGGGACACCAGTGGGATGGGTTTGCACGACCTGCGCAGCAAGATCTCGATCATCCCCCAGGAGCCCGTGCTCTTCTCCGGCACGATGCGCTACAACCTGGATCCCTTCGACGAGTACAGCGACGAGAAGCTGTGGCGGTCCCTGGAGGAGGTGAAGCTGAAGGATGTGGTGGCGGACCTTCCCAGTGGCCTCCAGAGCAAGATCACCGAGGGCGGCACCAACTTCAGCGTGGGTCAGCGCCAGTTAGTCTGCCTGGCACGGGCCATCCTGCGCGAGAACCGCATCCTGGTGATGGACGAGGCCACGGCCAACGTGGATCCCCAGACGGACGGCCTCATCCAGACCACCATCCGCAACAAGTTCAAGGAGTGCACCGTGCTGACCATAGCCCATCGCCTGCACACCATCATGGACTCGGACAAGGTGCTGGTGATGGATGCCGGCAGGGCGGTGGAGTTCGGGACGCCCTACGAGCTGCTCACGGTGGCGGACTCCAAGGTGTTCCACGGCATGGTCAAGCAGACGGGTCACGCCACCTACGAGGGTCTGCTGAAGGTCGCACAAAAG GCATTTGAAACCTCCCAGAATCCCAGTCTTTCCTCATGA
- the LOC119546569 gene encoding 40S ribosomal protein S13, producing MGRMHAPGKGISQSALPYRRTVPSWLKLNAEDVKDQIKKLGKKGLTPSKIGIILRDSHGVAQVRFVNGNKILRIMKSVGLKPDIPEDLYHMIKKAVAIRKHLERNRKDKDGKFRLILVESRIHRLARYYKTKSVLPPNWKYESSTASALVA from the exons ATGGGTCGTATGCACGCTCCTGG CAAGGGTATTTCCCAATCAGCCCTCCCCTACAGACGTACTGTCCCATCCTGGCTGAAACTGAACGCCGAGGATGTCAAGGACCAGATCAAGAAGCTGGGCAAGAAGGGTCTGACGCCCTCCAAGATCG GCATCATTCTGCGTGACTCGCACGGAGTTGCCCAGGTGCGTTTCGTCAACGGAAACAAGATCCTGCGCATCATGAAGTCGGTGGGTCTGAAGCCCGACATTCCCGAGGATCTGTACCACATGATCAAGAAGGCCGTCGCCATCCGCAAGCATTTGGAGCGCAACCGCAAGGACAAGGACGGCAAGTTCCGTCTGATTCTGGTCGAGTCCAGGATCCACCGTCTGGCCCGCTACTACAAGACCAAGAGCGTCCTGCCCCCCAACTGGAAATACGAGTCGAGCACCGCCTCCGCCTTGGTGGCCTAA
- the LOC119547379 gene encoding COP9 signalosome complex subunit 8: protein MHLNKYSELQQRLENEEFEQVELGADVYQQLLAIYLYQNKLADAKLLWMRIPNKLKEDKELIQLNLLNVALQNNNYADFFRNIKYEWSERVKAPVEDLLIKQREELFKLMGSAYVSIYQHNVLELSLMSDEELKNACAALNWTEELDGDRVILKPKVQEAPPSRGNDDQLLKLTEFVTFLEN from the exons atgcatttaaataaatatagtgAGCTGCAGCAGCGTCTTGAGAACGAGGAATTCGAG CAAGTCGAATTGGGAGCTGATGTCTACCAGCAGTTACTGGCAATTTATCTGTACCAAAACAAACT TGCCGATGCCAAGCTGCTGTGGATGAGAATCCCAAATAAATTAAAGGAGGACAAAGAACTGATTCAGCTGAACCTGCTCAATGTTGCCCTGCAAAACAATAACTATGCCGATTTCTTCAGGAACATCAAGTACGAATGGTCCGAGAGAGTTAAAGCACCCGTGGAGGATCTCTTAA tCAAACAACGCGAAGAGCTGTTCAAGCTGATGGGCAGCGCCTATGTGTCCATCTACCAGCACAATGTCCTGGAATTGTCCCTAATGTCAGACGAGGAGCTGAAGAACGCCTGTGCTGCCTTAAACTGGACTGAGGAACTGGACGGCGACCGGGTGATCCTGAAGCCCAAGGTCCAGGAAGCGCCGCCCAGTCGCGGAAACGATGATCAATTGCTCAAGTTAACCGAGTTTGTAACCTTCCTAGAGAACTAA
- the LOC119547543 gene encoding serine/threonine-protein phosphatase PP2A 65 kDa regulatory subunit isoform X2 gives MAASDKSVDDSLYPIAVLIDELKNEDVQLRLNSIKKLSTIALALGEERTRSELIPFLTETIYDEDEVLLALADQLGNFTSLVGGPEFAMYLIPPLESLATVEETVVRDKAVESLRTVAAEHSAQDLEIHVVPTLQRLVSGDWFTSRTSACGLFSVCYPRVTQPVKAELRANFRKLCQDETPMVRRAAANKLGEFAKVVETEYLKSDLIPNFVQLAQDDQDSVRLLAVEACVSIAQLLPQDDVEHLVLPTLRQCASDSSWRVRYMVAEKFVDLQKAVGPEITRVDLVPAFQYLLKDAEAEVRAAVATKVKDFCANLDKVNQVQIILSSILPYVRDLVSDPNPHVKSALASVIMGLSPMLGAYQTVEQLLPLFLIQLKDECPEVRLNIISNLDCVNDVIGIQQLSQSLLPAIVELAEDSKWRVRLAIIEYMPALAGQLGQEFFDQKLRGLCMGWLNDHVYAIREAATLNMKKLVEQFGAPWAEQAIIPMILVMSRNKNYLHRMTCLFCLNVLAEVCGTDITTKLLLPTVLLLAADPVANVRFNVAKTLQKISPFLEASVIDAQVKPTLDKLNADTDVDVKHFAAQAIAGIAAA, from the exons ATGGCAGCGAGCGACAAATCGGTCGACGATTCTCTATATCCCATTGCGGTTCTGATCGACGAACTGAAGAACGAGGATGTACAG CTTCGATTAAACTCCATCAAGAAGTTGTCAACCATCGCTTTGGCCTTGGGCGAGGAGCGCACACGGTCCGAGTTGATTCCCTTCCTCACTGAGACCATTTACGATGAGGATGAGGTGCTGCTGGCCCTGGCCGATCAACTAGGCAACTTTACAA GTCTCGTTGGCGGACCGGAGTTTGCCATGTACTTGATCCCGCCACTGGAGAGTCTGGCCACCGTGGAGGAGACCGTGGTGCGAGACAAGGCTGTAGAATCTCTGCGCACCGTGGCCGCTGAGCACAGTGCCCAGGATCTGGAGATCCACGTGGTGCCGACTCTACAGCGCCTGGTCTCCGGCGACTGGTTCACCTCGCGCACCTCCGCTTGCGGACTCTTCTCGGTCTGCTATCCACGGGTCACACAGCCGGTGAAGGCCGAGCTGCGCGCCAATTTCCGCAAGCTGTGCCAGGACGAGACACCCATGGTGCGGCGGGCAGCAGCCAACAAGCTGGGCGAGTTCGCCAAGGTCGTGGAGACTGAGTATCTCAAGTCCGACTTGATTCCAAACTTTGTGCAGCTGGCACAGGATGATCAG GACTCTGTTCGTCTGCTGGCTGTAGAGGCTTGCGTCAGCATTGCCCAGCTGCTGCCCCAGGACGATGTGGAGCAC CTTGTTCTGCCCACGCTGCGCCAGTGCGCCAGCGACTCTTCGTGGAGAGTGCGTTATATGGTGGCCGAGAAATTCGTGGACCTGCAAAAGGCGGTAGGCCCAGAGATCACTCGTGTGGATTTGGTGCCCGCCTTCCAGTACTTGCTCAAGGACGCCGAGGCCGAGGTTCGCGCTGCGGTGGCCACCAAGGTGAAGGACTTCTGCGCCAACCTGGATAAGGTCAACCAGGTGCAAATCATCCTAAGTTCCATTTTGCCGTATGTGCGCGATCTTGTCTCGGATCCCAATCCACATGTGAAGTCCGCCCTGGCTTCTGTCATCATGGGTTTGAGTCCGATGCTGGGCGCCTATCAGACAGTGGAGCAATTGCTGCCCTTGTTCCTCATCCAGCTCAAGGATGAGTGCCCGGAAGTGCGCCTGAACATCATCTCAAACCTGGACTGCGTGAACGACGTCATCGGCATTCAGCAGCTGTCACAATCGCTCCTGCCCGCCATCGTGGAGTTGGCCGAGGATTCCAAGTGGCGCGTGCGTCTGGCCATCATTGAGTACATGCCTGCTCTGGCCGGTCAGTTGGGTCAGGAGTTCTTCGACCAGAAGCTGCGCGGTCTCTGCATGGGATGGCTCAACGATCACGTTTATGCCATTCGTGAGGCAGCCACCCTCAACATGAAGAAGCTGGTCGAGCAGTTCGGAGCACCCTGGGCCGAGCAGGCCATCATTCCCATGATTCTGGTTATGTCGCGCAACAAGAACTATTTGCACA GAATGACCTGCTTGTTCTGCCTGAACGTTTTGGCAGAGGTCTGCGGCACAGATATCACCACCAAGCTGCTGCTCCCCACAGTCCTCCTGCTGGCCGCCGATCCCGTGGCCAATGTTCGCTTCAATGTGGCAAAGACCCTGCAGAAGATCTCGCCCTTCCTGGAGGCCAGCGTCATCGATGCCCAAGTGAAGCCCACACTCGACAAACTGAATGCGGACACGGATGTGGACGTTAAGCATTTTGCTGCACAGGCCATTGCCGGCATAGCAGCAG CGTAA
- the LOC119547543 gene encoding serine/threonine-protein phosphatase PP2A 65 kDa regulatory subunit isoform X1, giving the protein MAASDKSVDDSLYPIAVLIDELKNEDVQLRLNSIKKLSTIALALGEERTRSELIPFLTETIYDEDEVLLALADQLGNFTSLVGGPEFAMYLIPPLESLATVEETVVRDKAVESLRTVAAEHSAQDLEIHVVPTLQRLVSGDWFTSRTSACGLFSVCYPRVTQPVKAELRANFRKLCQDETPMVRRAAANKLGEFAKVVETEYLKSDLIPNFVQLAQDDQDSVRLLAVEACVSIAQLLPQDDVEHLVLPTLRQCASDSSWRVRYMVAEKFVDLQKAVGPEITRVDLVPAFQYLLKDAEAEVRAAVATKVKDFCANLDKVNQVQIILSSILPYVRDLVSDPNPHVKSALASVIMGLSPMLGAYQTVEQLLPLFLIQLKDECPEVRLNIISNLDCVNDVIGIQQLSQSLLPAIVELAEDSKWRVRLAIIEYMPALAGQLGQEFFDQKLRGLCMGWLNDHVYAIREAATLNMKKLVEQFGAPWAEQAIIPMILVMSRNKNYLHRMTCLFCLNVLAEVCGTDITTKLLLPTVLLLAADPVANVRFNVAKTLQKISPFLEASVIDAQVKPTLDKLNADTDVDVKHFAAQAIAGIAAEMELNVFRTAVPPCLGAKIEAAMNSKLIVEPPPQPEADEDILQEMNGQAAATAAAAVEPPQADSESTTLKNGNL; this is encoded by the exons ATGGCAGCGAGCGACAAATCGGTCGACGATTCTCTATATCCCATTGCGGTTCTGATCGACGAACTGAAGAACGAGGATGTACAG CTTCGATTAAACTCCATCAAGAAGTTGTCAACCATCGCTTTGGCCTTGGGCGAGGAGCGCACACGGTCCGAGTTGATTCCCTTCCTCACTGAGACCATTTACGATGAGGATGAGGTGCTGCTGGCCCTGGCCGATCAACTAGGCAACTTTACAA GTCTCGTTGGCGGACCGGAGTTTGCCATGTACTTGATCCCGCCACTGGAGAGTCTGGCCACCGTGGAGGAGACCGTGGTGCGAGACAAGGCTGTAGAATCTCTGCGCACCGTGGCCGCTGAGCACAGTGCCCAGGATCTGGAGATCCACGTGGTGCCGACTCTACAGCGCCTGGTCTCCGGCGACTGGTTCACCTCGCGCACCTCCGCTTGCGGACTCTTCTCGGTCTGCTATCCACGGGTCACACAGCCGGTGAAGGCCGAGCTGCGCGCCAATTTCCGCAAGCTGTGCCAGGACGAGACACCCATGGTGCGGCGGGCAGCAGCCAACAAGCTGGGCGAGTTCGCCAAGGTCGTGGAGACTGAGTATCTCAAGTCCGACTTGATTCCAAACTTTGTGCAGCTGGCACAGGATGATCAG GACTCTGTTCGTCTGCTGGCTGTAGAGGCTTGCGTCAGCATTGCCCAGCTGCTGCCCCAGGACGATGTGGAGCAC CTTGTTCTGCCCACGCTGCGCCAGTGCGCCAGCGACTCTTCGTGGAGAGTGCGTTATATGGTGGCCGAGAAATTCGTGGACCTGCAAAAGGCGGTAGGCCCAGAGATCACTCGTGTGGATTTGGTGCCCGCCTTCCAGTACTTGCTCAAGGACGCCGAGGCCGAGGTTCGCGCTGCGGTGGCCACCAAGGTGAAGGACTTCTGCGCCAACCTGGATAAGGTCAACCAGGTGCAAATCATCCTAAGTTCCATTTTGCCGTATGTGCGCGATCTTGTCTCGGATCCCAATCCACATGTGAAGTCCGCCCTGGCTTCTGTCATCATGGGTTTGAGTCCGATGCTGGGCGCCTATCAGACAGTGGAGCAATTGCTGCCCTTGTTCCTCATCCAGCTCAAGGATGAGTGCCCGGAAGTGCGCCTGAACATCATCTCAAACCTGGACTGCGTGAACGACGTCATCGGCATTCAGCAGCTGTCACAATCGCTCCTGCCCGCCATCGTGGAGTTGGCCGAGGATTCCAAGTGGCGCGTGCGTCTGGCCATCATTGAGTACATGCCTGCTCTGGCCGGTCAGTTGGGTCAGGAGTTCTTCGACCAGAAGCTGCGCGGTCTCTGCATGGGATGGCTCAACGATCACGTTTATGCCATTCGTGAGGCAGCCACCCTCAACATGAAGAAGCTGGTCGAGCAGTTCGGAGCACCCTGGGCCGAGCAGGCCATCATTCCCATGATTCTGGTTATGTCGCGCAACAAGAACTATTTGCACA GAATGACCTGCTTGTTCTGCCTGAACGTTTTGGCAGAGGTCTGCGGCACAGATATCACCACCAAGCTGCTGCTCCCCACAGTCCTCCTGCTGGCCGCCGATCCCGTGGCCAATGTTCGCTTCAATGTGGCAAAGACCCTGCAGAAGATCTCGCCCTTCCTGGAGGCCAGCGTCATCGATGCCCAAGTGAAGCCCACACTCGACAAACTGAATGCGGACACGGATGTGGACGTTAAGCATTTTGCTGCACAGGCCATTGCCGGCATAGCAGCAG AAATGGAACTGAATGTGTTTAGAACAGCGGTGCCGCCTTGCCTGGGTGCCAAAATTGAGGCGGCAATGAACTCGAAGCTGATCGTGGAACCCCCTCCACAGCCGGAGGCTGACGAAGACATTCTGCAGGAGATGAACGGACAGGCAGCAGcgacggcggcggcggcagtgGAGCCGCCCCAGGCTGACTCGGAAT CAACAACACTTAAGAACGGAAACTTGTAG
- the LOC119548448 gene encoding inactive pancreatic lipase-related protein 1 → MHKAIKNKSRLLCGLKNSKADLTTAKFILYYGPTVADSDIYDLTDFQSLLEDEHLDLGKNTVLYLHGYLEDPDVESIHVIAEAYLERKDTNLIVLDWGELADGNYMFDAFPNLKQLGPELAKVLLQMFDHGLDIDKFHIVGHSMGGQLAGLLGREIIKRTKGVRKLRRISALDPAFPLFYPGAHLSASDAEFVDVIHTDAWLYGAPTSTGTADFWPNGGTSLQPGCPKRNYKMLSDNDLSSHRRSWWFWAESVSDRYPIGFDAVPAKKWSDFKQNKTSETCPPVVMGHHCPRTIHGDFYLQTNGQTPFARGKEGAVYVDPKELLGNTHSNTCDCPPPHSN, encoded by the exons ATGCACAAGGCCATTAAAAACAAATCCA GGTTGCTATGTGGGCTCAAGAACTCCAAGGCAGATCTGACGACGGCAAAGTTTATACTTTACTATGG GCCCACGGTAGCTGATAGCGATATCTATGACCTAACCGATTTCCAGAGTCTTTTGGAGGATGAGCACTTGGACTTGGGCAAGAATACAGTTCTCTATTTGCATGGCTACCTGGAGGATCCGGATGTGGAGAGCATTCACGTCATAGCCGAGGCCTATCTGGAGCGAAAGGATACCAACCTCATCGTCCTTGACTGGGGTGAACTCGCCGATGGCAACTACATGTTCGATGCCTTCCCCAACCTCAAGCAATTGGGCCCTGAGTTGGCCAAGGTCCTGCTACAAATGTTTGACCACGGCCTGGATATTGACAAGTTTCACATTGTGGGACATTCGATGGGTGGCCAATTGGCCGGACTACTGGGCCGCGAGATTATTAAGCGCACCAAGGGCGTTCGAAAGCTGAGAAG aatTTCCGCCCTGGATCCTGCATTTCCACTGTTCTATCCGGGTGCCCATCTCTCTGCCAGCGATGCGGAGTTCGTGGACGTGATACACACGGATGCCTGGCTATATGGAGCTCCGACGAGCACTGGCACGGCGGACTTCTGGCCCAACGGTGGCACCAGCCTGCAGCCGGGCTGTCCCAAGCGGAACTACAAGATGCTCAGCGACAACGACCTGTCCAGCCATCGACGAAGCTGGTGGTTTTGGGCCGAGAGTGTCTCGGATCGGTATCCCATTGGATTCGATGCTGTGCCCGCAAAGAAATGGTCGGACTTTAAGCAAAACAAAACTTCAGAGACATGCCCGCCGGTGGTGATGGGTCACCATTGCCCCAGGAC AATACATGGCGACTTTTACTTACAAACCAACGGACAAACACCTTTCGCTCGAGGCAAAGAGGGCGCCGTGTACGTTGACCCCAAGGAGCTGCTAGGAAATACCCACAGTAACACCTGCGATTGCCCTCCGCCACATTCGAATTAA